A single window of Achromobacter xylosoxidans DNA harbors:
- a CDS encoding LysR family transcriptional regulator gives MDVAPATLLARLLAKGRLRHLQLLAGVAELGSLQQAAAQIGMSQPAATHALADIESLLGVELFERHARGMRATRCGQLMADCARGMLTSLRASTDSVAALRGGAAGSLRLGAIPAASSGLLAQHLPAYMRAHPDLQVDLQEGSREQLLPLAAAGNLDMLLCRRPEAMPAGLDFVPLQQDGAVIVATPGHPLLASDAAPTLAQVATQLWIQPRPELAIHAVFTAFFERAGVVPRLCRLASAAPPMPLLIAVMQAQQALAMVPLTLAGWYLQHGHFQRLLIESPGAFQPIGAIVGQAGPGREFLHWLMRAPEQPPP, from the coding sequence ATGGACGTCGCTCCCGCCACCCTGCTCGCCCGGCTGCTGGCCAAGGGGCGCCTGCGCCACCTGCAACTGCTGGCCGGGGTCGCCGAGCTCGGCAGCCTGCAACAGGCCGCCGCGCAGATCGGCATGAGCCAGCCGGCCGCCACCCATGCCCTGGCGGACATCGAATCCCTGCTGGGCGTGGAGCTGTTCGAACGCCACGCCCGCGGCATGCGCGCCACCCGCTGCGGTCAATTGATGGCCGATTGCGCGCGCGGCATGCTCACCTCGCTGCGCGCCTCGACCGACTCGGTCGCGGCCCTGCGCGGCGGCGCCGCCGGCAGCCTGCGCTTGGGCGCCATCCCGGCAGCCAGCAGCGGCCTGCTGGCGCAACATCTGCCGGCCTACATGCGGGCCCATCCGGACCTGCAGGTGGACTTGCAGGAAGGCAGCCGCGAACAGTTGCTGCCGCTGGCGGCCGCGGGCAATCTGGACATGCTGCTGTGCCGGCGCCCCGAAGCGATGCCCGCCGGCCTGGACTTCGTCCCGCTGCAACAGGATGGCGCCGTCATCGTCGCCACGCCCGGCCATCCGTTGCTCGCCAGCGACGCCGCGCCGACATTGGCGCAGGTGGCAACCCAGCTCTGGATCCAGCCACGTCCGGAACTGGCGATCCACGCCGTCTTCACCGCTTTCTTCGAACGCGCCGGCGTGGTTCCTCGGCTATGCCGCCTGGCCAGCGCCGCGCCACCCATGCCACTGCTGATCGCCGTCATGCAGGCGCAGCAGGCGCTGGCCATGGTGCCGCTGACGCTGGCCGGCTGGTATCTGCAACATGGCCATTTTCAGCGCCTGCTGATCGAATCGCCGGGCGCCTTCCAGCCCATCGGCGCCATCGTCGGACAGGCGGGTCCCGGCCGCGAATTCCTGCACTGGTTGATGCGCGCGCCGGAGCAACCGCCCCCCTGA
- a CDS encoding Bug family tripartite tricarboxylate transporter substrate binding protein produces MKSRLLHAFVCAALVGVSSLAHAQGVYPSQPVRLIVPFAPGGSTDVLARAVADGLRKELGQSVVVENRAGAGGLIGTEAVARAEPDGYTLGMATVSTMAVNPLLYGTARVDPAKQLTAVGSVANVPVVWMVNPAFPATDFAQFLAELRAHPGKYSFGSPGVGSLGHLNLAAMNADLQVEVLHVPYRGMGPALTAAVGGEVQVQQDQYASAQSLIKAGKLRPIAVAAPARLAGLPQLPTLAELGYPQLNALGQTWFGLVAPAGTPEAVVLRLNDAVRRALAEPALVQRLATLGAEPDTGTPQAFSQRIAQTLAANRKIIETAAIKLDE; encoded by the coding sequence ATGAAGTCCCGTCTGTTGCATGCTTTCGTCTGCGCCGCACTGGTCGGCGTTTCGTCCCTGGCGCACGCGCAGGGCGTCTATCCCTCGCAGCCGGTGCGCCTGATCGTGCCGTTCGCGCCCGGCGGTTCCACCGATGTCCTGGCGCGGGCGGTGGCCGACGGCCTGCGCAAGGAACTGGGCCAGAGCGTGGTGGTGGAGAACCGCGCCGGCGCCGGCGGCCTGATCGGCACGGAGGCGGTGGCGCGGGCCGAGCCCGACGGCTATACGCTGGGCATGGCCACCGTCAGCACCATGGCGGTCAATCCGCTGTTGTACGGTACGGCGCGCGTCGATCCGGCAAAGCAACTGACGGCGGTGGGTTCGGTGGCGAATGTGCCGGTGGTGTGGATGGTGAACCCGGCCTTTCCGGCGACGGACTTCGCGCAGTTCCTGGCCGAATTGCGGGCGCATCCGGGCAAGTATTCCTTCGGTTCGCCAGGCGTGGGGTCGCTCGGGCACCTGAACCTGGCGGCGATGAATGCCGACCTCCAGGTCGAGGTGTTGCACGTGCCCTACCGGGGCATGGGCCCCGCGTTGACGGCCGCCGTGGGCGGCGAGGTGCAGGTGCAGCAGGATCAGTACGCCTCGGCCCAGTCCTTGATCAAGGCGGGCAAGCTGCGCCCGATCGCGGTGGCCGCCCCCGCGCGACTGGCCGGCCTGCCGCAGCTGCCGACGCTGGCCGAACTGGGCTACCCGCAGTTGAATGCGCTGGGCCAGACCTGGTTTGGCCTGGTGGCGCCGGCGGGCACGCCCGAGGCCGTGGTGCTGCGCCTGAACGACGCGGTGCGGCGGGCGCTGGCCGAGCCGGCGCTGGTGCAGCGGCTGGCCACCCTGGGCGCCGAGCCCGACACCGGCACGCCGCAGGCTTTCAGCCAGCGCATCGCGCAGACCCTGGCCGCCAATCGCAAAATCATTGAAACTGCCGCCATCAAGCTCGACGAATGA